A stretch of DNA from Candida dubliniensis CD36 chromosome 6, complete sequence:
ATCGTACTTTTTCTCTAAAGACGGGCGTTTTTTACTATGATTACTAATACCCTTACCacattttttaaataatcgATCAAATTCTTCGTTGGATACCTCATTAGTTCTGTTTTCATCTTGGTTGGTCAAATTAGGTGGTTGTTGAATCAGGGAGACGGCTATTTGAGTGTCAGTATAACTGATTTGTGATTCTGGAAGTTGAAACAAGCTCACAGTATCCGGATCATCTACTGTATActcattttcttcattttcttctctGTTAGCAGGATTCAAtgtttcaatatttatattttcttgTGTATCATATGTTGGTACACTCGTCGGTGGTGGACTCATCGGTGGTATTTCCGGTTGGGAATAATCATCCATGATTGTGCCATCCTCCTCTTCAAATTCACCACTTTCCACATCTAAACTATCCATTCGCTCTATTAGATATTCATCATCGCCAATGACTGTATCATTTTTACCATTATAATTTAAAGGAACGTTGATATCCATattttcttcctcttcttcttcttcttcttgcaCTAGTGCAATATTATTTCCATTCTTTCTTCTTACTcttaaatataaaaataaatgtttACACCAATCAATTGACCCTTGGAAACTTGGACAACTGCAGTAATGAATgtttaaagaatttttcTCTATTTTGTAGAAACACGAGCTTGTAAATGATTTAacttcaatattattaggTGATATCCTCACCATCAGATCAATATCACTAGCAGGGAGATTGTTAGCTTCGTTTTTCGCTAGCTTTTCTGCTTTATCAGCAACACGTTTATTCGGATTAATGTTGTATGCCATGTGTTGACCTCGCTGATGTGAGATAACCCTTTCCACTAAAATATAGATGATTCTATCCACGCGGTACTTTCGCCTACGGCTAAAGTAATATGTTTTTATGACACTGTGGAATGCTTCCACATAATTATTGGTTAATTCGTGGAACTTCGTCTGGCAATTCAACCAATACTTACCAGAAGAGTTAAATTTATAAAGGACATATTGAACAAACTGTGGATACATATGATACTTTTCTTGAATTTCTGCTAGTTTGGTATTAGCGTCTTCAAAGGTTTTCATCCTCTTTAATTCCATTAAGTCCACAAGAGCTATTTTTCTATTTGTAATTACATCGTCCATGCAGCTTCCTGTAGTTAAGTTGGATTGCAAAGACACTGCGTTTTGTGCAAGCTGCATTAAAAAGTTAGTATCAATTACTTCATTTTCAGGATTTTGTTGAGCGGTATGATCATTTTCGGATGATGTGACAGATAATTTAACACAAGAATTAACATTTTTTCTAAAAGTTCGAAGTAAATGCCATGTACAGTATGTTATGTCAGCATCATTAGTGTAATTATTATATCCCCTTTCTATTGCTTTTACCTCAGTCGGCAGGCAGTCTATAATGAACCTCTTAATTTTAATGTTATGATCAACAAATAGCTTTAGGAAAGCGGCCAATGGCTCGTGTGACTGCTTGTTAGTTATCAAAAATGCAATAGGCGTACCTTTTCCTGTTAAGGAGCTCttaacaataaaattataaacaaatatatCTTGGTCATTCGGACCATATCCCAACTTATGTGTAGCGTCCAAGAATACTGTCTCCGGGTCCCTCATATAGGATAATTGGGACTTAATTATAATACCAAAAAACCAGGTATCATTTTCGTCAATATACTCATTGTCGATACTCTCAGTATCAAAaccattatcatttattttcacCTTTTTAAAACTCGCaatgttattattttcGTTAAGTTCCTTTTCCCATAGTTTCATACTAGTGACAACATTGTCATCTAAATAAGCTATCTTTAGCTCAcgtttatttttgaaataattaaacATGCTATTTGTAATCTTATATTGGTCACTGAATACATCGTAATGATTCATAAAATCtgtatttttcaatctcAATTTACAAGTTGACCAATCTACCtgattattaatcaatttccACAACCAATCTCTGGCAGATTTGGTTGGTTTCAAGGGGTTGAAAGCATGATTGTGTACCAAATCccatttgatttcaaattcccCAGTTTTAAGTTCAGTGACTCTTATTTTATGTTgacaatttgttttatttgaagTTTTGACATTTTTCCTTTTGTTTCGATTCGAATACTCACAATAAAGGTAATACCGCTCCTTGCTTTTACTATTCTTAGTATAATTTTGGAGACGTTCAACTTCTGTAATAAATGACtttacttcttcttctgacTGTTTAAAAGTAATCCAAGTGTTGCCGTGTAACTCATTTGGCAATGTTGTGGGGTGGAAAAACTTTTGGAGTCTAAGGGATGGTTCAATAGTGgaatcaaacaaaattgGACGAATCGATGTTACTCTTGAACCATTTTGGTCAAATAATTCCACATCATTGGTTTGCCATTCTTGAAGAAAAGGTTTGCTAGtgattcttttaaaaaattgttggtCGTTCTCTGGGTGTTTGACCAATTTTTCGTATTGTTCGTGCTTTGGTAATTCCTTCTGGATTTCATCcaatagaaaaaaatttcttagAAGTTGtggaaaattttttgaaacgctcatatttaaaatttcGTTTCTGTTGTACTGTTGTAATTTGAAAGTAGTTTGATGTATACTGACGTGCCTTTCAACTGATGATATAATTTGTTGGACATTTGATGGTCGAAAAATTCGTTCAGGAACATATTCGTGTAAAATGCCCAATTTGATGCAACACGAATCTTTATGATCAcgttttgtttttatgCTGTCCATCTACCGCTACCCGCGCATTTTTGACCATACGTATGGAAAAGTGATTTGGGAActacaaa
This window harbors:
- a CDS encoding conserved hypothetical protein (putative orthologue in C. albicans is located on chromosome R; gene product appears to be Candida specific;~shows some limited sequence similarity with subtelomeric Y'-related helicases, e.g. C. albicans YRF1 (Q59KM5)); translation: MDSIKTKRDHKDSCCIKLGILHEYVPERIFRPSNVQQIISSVERHVSIHQTTFKLQQYNRNEILNMSVSKNFPQLLRNFFLLDEIQKELPKHEQYEKLVKHPENDQQFFKRITSKPFLQEWQTNDVELFDQNGSRVTSIRPILFDSTIEPSLRLQKFFHPTTLPNELHGNTWITFKQSEEEVKSFITEVERLQNYTKNSKSKERYYLYCEYSNRNKRKNVKTSNKTNCQHKIRVTELKTGEFEIKWDLVHNHAFNPLKPTKSARDWLWKLINNQVDWSTCKLRLKNTDFMNHYDVFSDQYKITNSMFNYFKNKRELKIAYLDDNVVTSMKLWEKELNENNNIASFKKVKINDNGFDTESIDNEYIDENDTWFFGIIIKSQLSYMRDPETVFLDATHKLGYGPNDQDIFVYNFIVKSSLTGKGTPIAFLITNKQSHEPLAAFLKLFVDHNIKIKRFIIDCSPTEVKAIERGYNNYTNDADITYCTWHLLRTFRKNVNSCVKLSVTSSENDHTAQQNPENEVIDTNFLMQLAQNAVSLQSNLTTGSCMDDVITNRKIALVDLMELKRMKTFEDANTKLAEIQEKYHMYPQFVQYVLYKFNSSGKYWLNCQTKFHELTNNYVEAFHSVIKTYYFSRRRKYRVDRIIYILVERVISHQRGQHMAYNINPNKRVADKAEKLAKNEANNLPASDIDSMVRISPNNIEVKSFTSSCFYKIEKNSLNIHYCSCPSFQGSIDWCKHLFLYLRVRRKNGNNIALVQEEEEEEEENMDINVPLNYNGKNDTVIGDDEYLIERMDSLDVESGEFEEEDGTIMDDYSQPEIPPMSPPPTSVPTYDTQENINIETLNPANREENEENEYTVDDPDTVSLFQLPESQISYTDTQIAVSSIQQPPNLTNQDENRTNEVSNEEFDRLFKKCGKGISNHSKKRPSLEKKYDNAIKTLKRIKADIGKQKKKDDDISQRWTEIQEIYTRVINTELSEEERQDKLEEMKQFYYSLLPNSNRRQSRY